A window of the Desulfobacula toluolica Tol2 genome harbors these coding sequences:
- a CDS encoding aldehyde ferredoxin oxidoreductase family protein: protein MKGFFNRLIIINVTDQTTEVQKIDDQMLKLYMGGKGLATHLLLNHNPPGVDPFSPDNHFIIGLGPVTDSLLYGSCRYGIFSKSPLTGFYGESYSGGKVAESISQTGYDFILLKGASSKPLWIEICDKAVLFHDAEDLWGKDTYETEDLLKERCGQKGAGAMVIGPAGENLVRFAVVENDYWRSAGRTGMGAVLGSKKIKGLVFHGTQKREFHDPDQIRQYSKNMLKELKNHPATETYRNLGTPVMVAGLNNAGAFPTKYWSKGTCEHWEKINAQSMKEKLNAKPRSCRKCFMGCGKYVTVNEGKHKGLHLEGPEYETIYTFGGLCMVDSIEDIVWLNDICDRLGMDTMSAGNLAALTIEASQRGKINEDYAYGDADAVADILFKTAKREGLGGLLAEGIKSAGAEMDMADEIVHVKGLEPAGYDPRVLKGMALAYSVSPRGACHLRSTFYKAELSGMIDPDQIEDKAELFLDFEDRCTLFDTFILCRFYRDFYPWEELSKLFFMTTGVEFSKDELRALASRVTDETRKFNIREGLTIEDDFLPKRLFKEKLNGKQGISEDELSSMIQDYYRLRGWDKNGVPQEKSSL from the coding sequence ATGAAAGGATTTTTCAACCGTCTCATCATCATTAATGTTACAGACCAGACGACAGAGGTTCAAAAAATTGATGATCAGATGTTAAAACTGTATATGGGCGGCAAGGGACTTGCCACGCACCTGCTGTTAAACCACAATCCCCCCGGGGTTGACCCCTTTTCGCCGGACAATCATTTTATTATCGGGTTGGGGCCTGTAACCGACAGCCTGTTATACGGAAGCTGCAGATACGGCATTTTTTCAAAATCCCCGTTAACCGGTTTTTATGGAGAATCCTATTCCGGCGGCAAAGTGGCCGAATCCATCAGTCAGACCGGATATGATTTTATCCTTCTCAAAGGTGCTTCTTCTAAGCCCTTGTGGATTGAAATTTGTGACAAGGCTGTTTTATTCCATGATGCCGAAGATCTCTGGGGAAAAGACACATATGAAACAGAAGACCTGTTAAAAGAACGCTGCGGGCAAAAAGGCGCAGGTGCCATGGTGATCGGCCCTGCAGGAGAGAATCTTGTCCGGTTTGCCGTTGTGGAAAACGATTATTGGCGGTCTGCAGGAAGAACAGGTATGGGAGCCGTTCTGGGGTCTAAAAAGATAAAAGGCCTTGTTTTTCATGGAACCCAAAAGCGAGAATTTCATGATCCTGATCAAATCCGGCAATATTCCAAAAACATGCTCAAGGAATTGAAAAACCATCCAGCCACAGAGACTTACCGGAATCTGGGCACGCCGGTAATGGTGGCAGGGCTGAACAATGCAGGTGCGTTCCCCACAAAATACTGGTCCAAAGGCACCTGTGAACATTGGGAAAAAATCAATGCCCAGAGCATGAAGGAAAAATTAAATGCCAAACCCCGGTCCTGCAGAAAGTGTTTCATGGGCTGTGGAAAGTATGTGACCGTAAATGAGGGCAAACACAAGGGATTGCATCTGGAAGGCCCCGAGTATGAGACCATTTACACCTTTGGCGGACTGTGCATGGTAGACAGTATTGAAGATATTGTGTGGCTAAACGATATTTGTGACCGGTTGGGCATGGACACCATGAGTGCCGGCAACCTTGCCGCATTGACCATAGAAGCCTCCCAAAGGGGCAAGATCAACGAAGATTATGCCTATGGCGATGCCGATGCCGTGGCCGACATCCTTTTTAAGACAGCCAAGCGCGAAGGCCTGGGTGGTCTGCTTGCCGAAGGAATCAAATCTGCCGGTGCGGAAATGGATATGGCCGATGAAATAGTTCATGTCAAGGGCCTTGAACCGGCCGGGTATGACCCAAGGGTTTTAAAGGGTATGGCTCTTGCCTATTCCGTCAGCCCAAGAGGTGCCTGCCATTTAAGAAGCACCTTTTACAAAGCTGAATTGTCCGGCATGATTGATCCTGACCAGATTGAAGACAAGGCTGAACTGTTTTTGGATTTTGAAGACAGGTGTACTTTGTTTGATACCTTTATCCTGTGCCGGTTTTACAGGGATTTTTATCCTTGGGAAGAGTTGTCCAAACTTTTTTTCATGACCACGGGCGTTGAGTTTTCAAAAGATGAGCTGCGCGCTCTTGCTTCCAGGGTCACGGATGAAACCCGTAAATTCAATATCAGGGAAGGGCTGACCATTGAGGATGACTTTCTTCCCAAACGGCTTTTCAAAGAAAAACTGAACGGCAAACAAGGTATTTCAGAAGACGAATTGAGCAGTATGATACAAGATTATTATAGATTAAGAGGATGGGACAAGAATGGTGTTCCCCAAGAAAAATCCAGTCTATAA
- a CDS encoding sigma 54-interacting transcriptional regulator, whose protein sequence is MISTKYPIWNHSGDGKINLDWKEFGNSLLNATPNGIAVFSKSFQTIISNKIARNSLDIYPGALLDTTIPPLQAAIRKVLETKQALLNIVIKKKGNSFSAMLNPIFHNNELIGILAVFEDMTTIEKISSEMVSFQQLSIELDTIIDSSNDGLFICDGNGVILRINPASERMTRITSKKFVGKNIRELVKRKIIDKSVTLEVLKTRKKVNLIQETKDGKQLFLTGNPVFDPNGNLFRVVVNERDITDIIKLKQELEEKAQLTAQYKRDLLEKQIEETESRHIIAKSSNYVKIIQKAIKLAEVDSTVLVLGESGTGKGVITDLIHKYSTRAGHPMIKINCGSIPDSLVESELFGYAKGAFTGARQKGKPGKFELADKGIIFLDEIAELPLGSQVKLLKFIEDGVISRVGGTDSKKVDVRIIAATNRDLKKMIEKKQFRSDLYYRLNVVPLKIPPLRKRKECLVPLIDHYLNLFCKKYKKKKMALSSEAVDALVAYPYPGNVREMINICERLVVMSQNSNIEYKDLPGSVQRKTEAGTPVIEGWNQGQTLQQMVDELEKTVLETVLKNCRTQANAAKILGLNQSTIARKLKKHNLA, encoded by the coding sequence ATGATATCTACAAAATATCCAATCTGGAACCATTCTGGTGACGGAAAAATAAATCTGGACTGGAAAGAGTTTGGAAATTCCCTGTTAAACGCAACACCCAACGGTATTGCCGTTTTCAGCAAATCATTTCAAACCATTATTTCAAACAAAATTGCCAGGAACAGTCTTGATATCTATCCCGGGGCCTTGCTGGACACAACCATTCCTCCCCTTCAAGCCGCTATCCGTAAAGTTCTGGAAACAAAACAAGCGCTGTTAAACATTGTCATTAAAAAAAAGGGCAACAGTTTTTCGGCCATGCTCAATCCCATTTTTCATAACAATGAATTGATCGGCATACTGGCTGTATTTGAAGACATGACCACCATTGAAAAAATATCCAGTGAGATGGTCTCTTTTCAACAACTTTCAATTGAGCTGGACACCATTATTGACAGCAGTAACGACGGCTTGTTTATATGTGACGGAAACGGTGTTATACTTCGTATCAACCCGGCAAGCGAACGCATGACCCGGATCACATCAAAAAAATTTGTGGGCAAAAACATCCGGGAACTGGTTAAAAGAAAAATCATTGACAAGTCAGTCACGCTTGAGGTTCTCAAGACCCGGAAAAAAGTCAATCTCATCCAGGAAACAAAGGACGGAAAGCAGCTGTTTCTAACCGGCAATCCCGTGTTTGATCCAAATGGCAATCTGTTCAGGGTGGTGGTCAATGAAAGGGATATCACAGATATCATAAAACTCAAGCAGGAGCTGGAAGAAAAAGCTCAATTGACTGCCCAGTACAAAAGAGATCTTCTGGAAAAACAGATTGAAGAGACTGAATCCAGGCATATTATCGCAAAAAGCTCAAATTATGTGAAAATCATTCAAAAGGCCATAAAACTGGCGGAAGTTGACTCTACCGTACTGGTTCTTGGAGAGTCGGGAACCGGCAAAGGGGTGATTACTGATCTGATCCATAAATATTCCACCAGGGCCGGCCACCCCATGATCAAAATCAATTGCGGCTCCATTCCAGACTCTCTGGTTGAAAGCGAATTGTTTGGCTATGCAAAAGGGGCTTTTACCGGGGCACGTCAAAAAGGAAAGCCTGGCAAATTTGAGCTGGCAGACAAGGGCATTATTTTTCTGGATGAAATCGCCGAACTTCCCCTTGGCTCACAGGTAAAACTGCTCAAATTCATAGAAGACGGCGTGATCAGCCGTGTCGGGGGAACCGACAGCAAGAAAGTGGATGTGCGGATTATTGCCGCAACCAACCGGGACTTGAAAAAGATGATTGAAAAAAAACAGTTTCGCAGCGACCTTTACTACAGGCTCAACGTGGTTCCGTTAAAAATACCGCCGTTAAGAAAACGCAAGGAATGCCTGGTTCCGTTGATTGATCATTATTTAAATCTATTTTGCAAAAAATATAAGAAAAAAAAGATGGCTCTTTCCAGTGAAGCTGTGGATGCGCTTGTGGCATATCCATATCCCGGAAATGTCAGGGAAATGATCAATATCTGTGAACGACTGGTGGTCATGTCCCAGAACAGCAACATCGAGTATAAAGATCTTCCCGGAAGCGTTCAAAGAAAAACAGAAGCCGGCACCCCTGTAATCGAAGGCTGGAACCAGGGCCAGACTCTTCAGCAAATGGTTGATGAACTGGAAAAAACCGTTCTTGAAACCGTGTTGAAAAACTGCCGTACCCAGGCCAATGCGGCAAAAATACTGGGACTTAATCAGTCAACCATTGCCAGGAAGCTTAAAAAACACAACCTGGCATAA
- a CDS encoding methyltransferase: MKKSSKNRLTPKQQALFPGTTLFDKIARAVCRAGTLPRKELHEAWEMAKRVRRRYRGGRVLDLACGHGLLAHIMLILDNSSKTAVAVDKNIPLNATKLSQALIDTWPRLKNRIIYKQALIQDIKVLPEDMVVSAHACGALTDLVMDKAIEQSARVAVLPCCHDVKNSYTANLDGWMNGPLAIDTARAMRLKSKGYNIITQKIPDTITPKNRLLMGEYLKNE, from the coding sequence ATGAAAAAATCCTCAAAAAACCGCCTGACCCCGAAACAGCAGGCCCTTTTTCCAGGCACCACCCTTTTTGATAAAATTGCAAGGGCTGTATGCCGCGCCGGAACCCTGCCCAGAAAAGAGCTGCATGAAGCATGGGAAATGGCCAAACGGGTGCGGCGCAGATACCGGGGCGGAAGGGTGCTTGATCTTGCCTGCGGCCACGGCCTTTTGGCACATATCATGCTCATCCTTGACAACAGTTCAAAAACGGCTGTTGCAGTGGATAAAAACATTCCTTTAAATGCAACAAAACTATCCCAGGCATTGATAGACACCTGGCCCAGGCTGAAAAACAGGATCATTTACAAACAAGCGCTAATCCAGGATATTAAGGTTCTCCCGGAGGATATGGTGGTATCCGCCCATGCCTGCGGAGCATTAACCGACCTGGTGATGGACAAGGCCATTGAACAGAGTGCCAGGGTGGCGGTTCTGCCCTGCTGTCATGATGTAAAAAATTCTTATACAGCAAATCTTGACGGCTGGATGAATGGTCCACTTGCCATTGACACGGCAAGGGCAATGCGCCTCAAATCAAAGGGATATAATATTATAACCCAGAAAATCCCGGACACCATCACCCCTAAAAACCGGCTGCTTATGGGTGAATATTTAAAAAACGAATAA